TAAGATTCGATCAATTCCTGAGGTCCGACAAAGTACCGGTAAATCAATTTTTTATGAACATCCGCATACCTTGCTATGTTATTAGGGCCCAAACCACTGTACCCTTCAGTTTTTAAAATATCCCCTACTGCATCGTAAAGTTTACGTTTAGTCCTCCGACTATCTCTTAACTTTTCGGTTTCCTTATAATTATTCATTGAAACTACGTATTAGATTTTCATTTAACGGACCATTTAATCTCTAACCTGTGTACTCCTTAATTTAAGGAATTTCCTTCATGACCAATTCTGAAGGAAAGTTTAACAGTTAGAAGGGTTTAAAAGCTGAACTGTTATTGAAATCCTTAAAAAAGGTGTTTTGCAAATTAATTTTCATGATAAGAGTGTTAATGATTGAGAGCCGACTGTGTTACCTTCCATATTTCGGGATGCCTTCTAACATTTAAAGTCACCGTTAAGTTTAAATTGGAATTTCAGTAAAATTAAATCGTAATTTATAAATCCATTAAAACTATGGGTTTTAAGTTATAGCCAAAACGTTTAAAATAACCTATAAGGAGAAAATAAGGAGATAAATTAACCAATCCTATTTTTGATTAAATATTTTAACCTTTAAGCATAAATCAGCTGTTAACCTGAGATTACGGTTAGAAAAACAGGATGCAGAAATAAGAAATAAGAAGAACAGATCAACTGAAATCGAAAGATTTATTCCACCTTTTATCTTCAATCGAATAAGGTGTTAAAGAATGATTTGCTTTTTATAACCCACCTGCCCAGACCTGAGAGATTGACCACACTACTGGACCTCACATCAGGAAGTAATTGATAAACAGAAACTTCTAAAATTTCGGCGATTTCATAAATTCTTCTGACACTCAGCTCAGTCTCTTCTCTTTCTAATTTAGAATAGGCATTTTGGGAAATATTCAGCCTTGAAGCCATATATTCCTGACTGTAACCTTTTATCACTCTCTGTATCCTTATAGCGTTACCAAATTGCATATTTACGTCTCAATCTTTACGAAGATAACAAGAATAAAGTTAAACATATCAAGCTAAATATAAAACTTCTTGATTTGTCTTTTAATATTCAGTTTATCAAAACAAAATAATTACATTAAATTTTATAAAATTGAAACTAAAAAAGAAGTAAACTTATCTCAATAGGAAAATTATAGTTATAAGATAAACAAACACTTCAATGCTCAGAATCACTGTTAAAAGAGGTAGATTAAACGAAATAGATGGGGATAAAACAATAAAGTAATCAGAATTCCGGACAATACACCGAAGATATGGGCATATTGATCTGTATGGTCTTTTTTGCCAAACTTAATCTCATAGATCAAACCCAGAATAAAGATGATGACGAAGTGAATGTTCAGAATTTCGCCCAGATAAGGTAGGGAAATATAGCTTTCAGTGGCATTCACGATACAGAAGCTTCCCAGAATAGCCAGTGCCCCTGTTGACGCCCCTGCACTTCTAAAAGAGAAATCTTTTCTATGGACAAGGGCTGAGCCAAAATTTCCGGTAATCGTTGTAAAAAGATAAAGGACAAAAAACCGGAC
This region of Pedobacter steynii genomic DNA includes:
- a CDS encoding helix-turn-helix domain-containing protein, with the protein product MQFGNAIRIQRVIKGYSQEYMASRLNISQNAYSKLEREETELSVRRIYEIAEILEVSVYQLLPDVRSSSVVNLSGLGRWVIKSKSFFNTLFD
- a CDS encoding rhomboid family intramembrane serine protease → MLSDFNAPLSPTPGILLIISITTIISVYAFYYQKVYFSFLLHPYSIAGKKKLYTLITAALVHTSWFHLIFNMAIVYILGVMVEQKFEMMGSYGSVRFFVLYLFTTITGNFGSALVHRKDFSFRSAGASTGALAILGSFCIVNATESYISLPYLGEILNIHFVIIFILGLIYEIKFGKKDHTDQYAHIFGVLSGILITLLFYPHLFRLIYLF